The Cloeon dipterum chromosome X, ieCloDipt1.1, whole genome shotgun sequence genome includes a window with the following:
- the LOC135946318 gene encoding uncharacterized protein LOC135946318, with the protein MYILVFCTSDAFTCSSLVALAARGEFLIETAPAALMPGERGQLTPMFKAWVKYHQRYEKLLQTVNDVNGPIIFVTHFMAAANIMGYLYLVIKDEQEGLLGTVVSFLVATAIQFFFYAYWGQQIINKNDELSRVVLSADQIASGAYSEGPARTALMIINAKCCGARSGKVTGLSYFTIGLRFYATIISASATYLLVILQISIREGKQMD; encoded by the exons ATGTACATCCTAGTTTTCTGCACCTCAGACGCGTTCACCTGCAGCTCATTGGTCGCTTTGGCCGCAAGAGGCGAATTCCTCATTGAAACTGCCCCTGCAGCCCTGATGCCAGGAGAAAGGGGCCAGCTGACGCCCATGTTCAAAGCGTGGGTCAAATACCATCAGCGAtatgaaaa attattGCAAACTGTCAACGATGTCAATGGACCGATTATTTTCGTGACGCACTTCATGGCGGCAGCAAATATAATGGGATATCTTTACCTCGTCATTAAA GACGAACAAGAAGGCCTTTTAGGAACTGTGGTGTCCTTCCTGGTAGCGACTGcaattcagtttttcttttacGCCTATTGGGGCCAGCAAATAATCAACAAA aaCGACGAGTTAAGTAGAGTGGTTTTGAGCGCCGACCAAATCGCCTCAGGGGCGTACTCCGAGGGCCCAGCCAGGACCGCCCTGATGATTATCAACGCAAAGTGCTGTGGAGCCAGGTCGGGAAAGGTTACTGGTCTCAGCTACTTCACCATAGGATTAAGATTTTACGCAACG ATTATTAGCGCGTCTGCGACTTACTTGTTGgtcattttgcaaatttcgaTACGTGAAGGGAAGCAGATGGATTGA
- the LOC135946078 gene encoding uncharacterized protein LOC135946078, translating into MLCTTVAAAARSIACRQETTMRLRLLALLCLAVCAAQASDNERDDYFPAPYFDKEENLSSENCGNQTTRNHWDVFVRNMITEQDCVSFIAFSKRTILGEGRTCEFGLRTTTDLRVFPKICEGRTTEEECIRVSVKVVNVIDLTATPLPFTVIITEDMPSEVITPLCLFNRDNLMDFQLQRESPYFVWTSWTDFPTDPTNVTSQSNCKRVLSRYELEALETSKIPIKNILCVEQSEPGRLLINYHNGRYFLRGVDLFWRQRSFIDVLPYIDVIARFSKEIYVLRPIPQTKEPSEFIAQEGNLSFPDCGRKREIQPSTQNSNGVTAHTGDHPWNVYIENVKTGQTCGGTLISPTVVLTAAHCLYESKAADFKVTFGMYDKRQRRAPGVQRREINSLIVHPKYDSEEVHSDVGLIILRDNIQINDHVRPICLWNDDSSLVRVAGTEAMAVGFGLADNHARTDELQEARLPIIAHKECYLSERRFFGKFLQPGDNFCAGYKNGTINCNGDSGGSLSVEKDGRWYIRGIVSFGKSEKVKFEGNETPLCPPNQYSLFADVASYMDWIVENTPEISFRNSFLPSVRLL; encoded by the exons ATGCTGTGCACCAcggtcgcagcagcagcccggTCCATCGCGTGCAGACAAGAAACCACGATGAGGCTTCGACTGCTCGCCCTCCTCTGCCTTGCGGTTTGCGCCGCACAGgcttctgacaatgagagagaCGACTACTTTCCAGCTCCGT ATTTTGACAAAGAAGAAAACTTGAGTAGCGAGAACTGTGGAAACCAAACTACTCGGAATCATTGGGACGTTTTTGTTAGAAACATGATTACTGAACAAGATTGCGTTTCATTTATAGCTTTTTCTAAAAGGACCATTCTTGGAGAAG GAAGGACATGCGAATTCGGTCTGAGAACTACAACTGATCTACGAGTCTTTCCCAAAATTTGTGAAGGGCGCACGACAGAAGAGGAATGCATCAGAGTTTCCgtcaaa GTAGTGAATGTAATTGACCTAACTGCGACCCCATTACCATTCACGGTTATAATAACTGAGGACATGCCGAGTGAGGTCATAACTCCGCTTTGTTTGTTCAACCGTGACAACCTAATGGACTTTCAACTTCAAAGAGAATCGCCCTACTTTGTATGGACATCGTGGACC gattttccAACTGACCCAA caaatGTGACGAGCCAAAGTAATTGCAAAAGGGTTCTAAGCAGATATGAATTGGAAGCACTGGAAACTTCTAAAATTCCCATCAAGAATATCTTGTGTGTCGAGCAATCCGAACCTG GCCGTCTTCTGATCAATTACCACAATGGCCGGTATTTCTTGAGAGGTGTAGATTTATTTTGGAGGCAACGTTCTTTCATTGATGTATTGCCGTATATTGACGTGATCGCGAGGttctcaaaagaaatttatgtaTTACGCCCGATCCCGCAGACAAAAGAGCCCAGCG AATTCATTGCGCAAGAAGGCAACCTCAGTTTCCCAGACTGTGGAAGGAAACGAGAAATACAACCGAGTACACAAAATTCAAACGGAGTTACAGCTCATACAGGCGACCATCCTTGGAATGTTTACATTGAGAATGTTAAAACTGGACAAACCTGTGGCGGAACACTAATATCGCCGACAGTAGTTTTGACTG cTGCACATTGTCTTTATGAATCGAAAGCAGCAGACTTCAAAGTTACATTTGGGATGTATGATAAAAGACAAAGAAGAGCTCCTGGTGTTCAGAGAAGAGAG atAAACAGTCTGATCGTGCACCCGAAATATGACTCTGAGGAAGTTCACAGTGACGTCGGACTTATCATTTTGAGGGATAATATACAAATAAACGACCACGTTCGACCAATTTGCCTGTGGAACGACGACTCTAGTTTGGTTCGCGTGGCTGGAACTGAAGCTATG GCGGTTGGATTTGGACTTGCTGACAACCACGCGCGCACAGATGAACTTCAAGAGGCTCGACTTCCGATTATAGCTCACAAAGAGTGCTACTTGTCAGAAAGGagattttttgggaaatttttgcaGCCAGGGGATAATTTTTGCGCCGGCTATAAGAACG GAACAATCAACTGCAACGGGGACAGCGGAGGCAGCCTTTCCGTGGAAAAAGACGGTCGGTGGTATATCAGGGGCATTGTCAGCTTTGGAAAATCGGAAAAAGTGAAGTTTGAGGGCAATGAAACACCGTTGTGTCCCCCAAATCAATATTCTTTGTTTGCTGACGTTGCAAGTTACATGGACTGGATCGTGGAAAATACGCCGGAAATTTCATTCCGAAACAGTTTCCTTCCAAGTGTAAGGCTTCTTTGA
- the LOC135946488 gene encoding E3 ubiquitin-protein ligase rnf146-like — MARCLTDIDEDIVNLEDQEGDVNEGTECPICLLALELPLRLPCCGHLFCFECSWSRLNRCAMCRTPVPREFLDKPEEFLSSPLPQPATQFSWIFKTSAGWWRFSPRQEQAIRRALRSGTPELKLIVAGKEATLDFKSLLIKQNLKVGAITIARNGSFDALGVAGLKHWPASP; from the exons ATGGCAAGGTGTCTGACGGACATTGACGAGGACATCGTCAATCTGGAGGACCAGGAAGGGGACGTGAATG AGGGCACCGAATGCCCCATCTGTCTTCTGGCCCTGGAGTTGCCTCTGCGCTTGCCCTGCTGCGGCCATTTATTCTGCTTTGAGTGCAGCTGGAGCAGATTGAATCGCTGCGCTATGTGCCGAACTCCAGTGCCACGCGAATTCTTGGACAAGCCCGAAGAGTTCCTCAGCAGTCCCCTTCCACAGCCAGCCACACAGTTCAGCTGGATTTTTAAGACCAGCGCCGGCTGGTGGCGTTTCTCGCCGCGCCAGGAGCAGGCGATAAGGCGGGCGTTGCGTTCAGGCACACCTGAGCTCAAACTCATCGTCGCGGGCAAGGAGGCTACCTTGGATTTCAAAtcgcttttaattaagcaaaatctCAAGGTAGGCGCCATTACAATTGCCCGCAATGGTAGCTTCGACGCTCTTGGGGTCGCTGGGCTCAAACACTGGCCGGCCTCTCCGTGA
- the LOC135947217 gene encoding uncharacterized protein LOC135947217, with translation MRTSLITRRRKTAKDLRGYKMGTDVNGNGDTPQQGSDGEEDDDLSRADESGSSFEHQDDVPVPITPPTPETSSSSDHCTHDPAKGDDGAKGAKSSLLQGIKFAVVILGLALICQSLSYFDKSKSQTEAIDVGKCDSTMGNILENLKHLQTEFPGQESKFWNQLKGGVGDLLRENKPLVMLLIHTPQNDLTANCLAHKLLTSLAPNASSIRASSVEELEDYGSLVEQLRTELSDAKGVFLEGLHKLPGHLALALHVVCDRESPLVAGSVVVMTLEVASLDRKGAENVLTDLWKGHMCEDKFPALLVRVAAVVLAVEPHDTLPESC, from the exons TCCGCAGCAGGGTTCAGATGGAGAGGAGGACGACGACCTGTCGAGGGCCGACGAATCCGGAAGCAGCTTCGAGCATCAGGATGACGTCCCCGTCCCCATCACACCCCCTACACCTGAGACATCCTCTTCGTCTGACCACTGTACACATGACCCTGCCAAAGGTGACGATGGAGCTAAAGGCGCCAAATCTTCGTTACTGCAGGGGATCAAATTTGCTGTTGTGATCTTGGGACTTGCACTCATCTGTCAATCATTGAGCTATTTTGATAAGAGTAAATCTCAAACTGAGGCAATTGATGTCGGAAAATGTGATAGCACAATGGGAAACATCCTGGAGAACCTGAAACACCTGCAGACTGAGTTTCCTGGCCAAGAATCGAAATTCTGGAACCAGCTGAAAGGTGGCGTCGGGGATTTGCTGCGGGAGAACAAGCCTCTAGTCATGCTCCTCATTCACACTCCTCAAAATGATCTAACAG CAAACTGCCTGGCTCACAAGTTGTTGACGTCATTGGCCCCGAACGCCTCATCCATCCGTGCGTCGAGCGTGGAAGAGCTAGAAGACTACGGCAGCCTGGTGGAGCAGCTGAGAACCGAGTTGTCGGACGCGAAAGGCGTCTTTCTCGAAGGTCTGCACAAGCTGCCTGGACATCTAGCTTTGGCCCTGCACGTGGTTTGCGACCGCGAAAGCCCCCTCGTGGCCGGATCGGTGGTCGTCATGACCTTGGAGGTCGCCAGTCTGGACAGAAAGGGGGCTGAGAACGTACTGACTGATTTGTGGAAGGGCCACATGTGCGAGGACAAGTTTCCCGCCCTGCTGGTCAGGGTGGCAGCCGTCGTGCTGGCAGTCGAGCCGCACGACACTCTGCCCGAATCCTGTTAA
- the LOC135945916 gene encoding uncharacterized protein LOC135945916, with protein MVNKAIGPLVLLTHVFAAGNIMVYVFLILKDKELEIRELAFSFLSATAIQFFMYAYWGQQVINKGDELSRATLTANQVAEGAYQDGPARLALMVVMARCCGKSRSAISGMGFFRVSLKFYARIVSLSLSYLLIVLQF; from the exons ATGGTGAATAAGGCTATAGGCCCACTTGTGTTACTAACGCACGTTTTCGCCGCTGGAAACATCATGGTTTACGTTTTCCTCATTCTAAAa GACAAAGAGCTAGAAATCCGAGAGCTGGCTTTTTCCTTTCTCTCCGCGACTGCAATTCAGTTTTTCATGTACGCATATTGGGGCCAGCAGGTCATTAATAAG GGAGATGAACTCAGCCGAGCTACCCTGACTGCTAACCAGGTGGCGGAAGGTGCTTATCAGGACGGCCCGGCAAGGTTGGCCCTGATGGTCGTGATGGCCAGGTGCTGTGGAAAATCCAGGTCGGCAATCAGCGGAATGGGATTTTTCCGAGTCTCCCTCAAATTCTACGCGAGG ATTGTCAGCCTATCGCTCAGTTACTTGCTAATCGTCCTGCAGTTTTAA
- the LOC135947219 gene encoding uncharacterized protein LOC135947219 has protein sequence MNNVLEFLGEVESVLLALVVVALTTWTLIIYSWVQNELQSRFCLDDESASPCKGRQKNPICSDKRAAAESIVVRHGPVNYYITYKCTFFKRTVTSTPKVRDQVSTYTDVVEGEDNNEILPCAQNSTDERQDSCKRCAAPISTSDQPESCNTSFEILSLSEIAS, from the exons ATGAACAACGTTTTAGAATTCTTGG GTGAGGTAGAGTCCGTGCTGTTGGCGCTGGTCGTGGTGGCCTTGACGACCTGGACCCTGATAATCTACTCGTGGGTCCAAAATGAGCTGCAGTCTCGTTTCTGCCTGGATGATGAATCAGCATCTCCGTGCAAAGGGCGCCAAAAGAATCCAATTTGCAGTGACAAACGAGCCGCAGCTGAGTCGATTGTGGTCCGCCACGGTCCAGTCAACTACTACATAACCTACAAATGCACCTTCTTCAAAAGGACA GTGACCTCAACCCCAAAAGTCAGAGATCAGGTTTCGACCTACACTGACGTCGTGGAAGGCGAAGACAACAATGAGATCCTTCCCTGCGCCCAAAACTCAACGGACGAGAGACAGGATTCGTGCAAGCGTTGCGCTGCCCCGATTTCTACCTCTGACCAACCTGAGAGCTGCAACACCTCATTTGAAATCCTCTCGTTATCGGAAATCGCTTCTTGA
- the LOC135945915 gene encoding uncharacterized protein LOC135945915, whose protein sequence is MRASSRKRIFKFSAALYFYNSLLFLKILVSAAIRIIKVYCCDGQPQPDSDFCDEESKPWFFLDFWWFTDRFQLPTFYYLFTFNVANMCIYVLNYCSSDAFTCSLIIALVERGEFLVKMAPKSLLPDENGQSSSMFKAWVKYHQYYLSLIKEVNKNIGPLIVATHVFAALNIMVYFFLILKEQEQEIRVLAWSFLFATAIQFFMYAYWGQQVINKGYEISRVTLTASQVAQGAYANVPARSALMIVMTRCCGKIDSKISGMGFFSISLRFYARIFGLSLSYLLIVLQL, encoded by the exons ATGCGGGCTTCCTCGAGAAAGAGAATCTTTAAATTCAGCGCCGCCCTATACTTTTACAATTCGTtgctttttcttaaaattctcGTTTCAGCTGCCATAAG aattatcaAAGTGTATTGCTGCGACGGCCAACCTCAGCCCGATTCCGATTTTTGCGACGAAGAAAGCAAACCCTGGTTCTTTCTCGACTTCTGGTGGTTCACTGACAGATTTCAACTGCCCACCTTCTATTACTTGTTCACTTTCAACG TCGCAAATATGTGCATTTACGTCCTGAATTACTGCTCTTCTGACGCCTTCACCTGCAGCTTGATCATCGCGTTGGTCGAAAGAGGGGAATTTTTAGTGAAGATGGCCCCAAAATCCCTGTTGCCAGATGAGAACGGCCAGAGCTCGTCGATGTTCAAGGCGTGGGTCAAGTACCATCAGTATTATTTAAG TTTAATCAAAGAGGTCAACAAGAATATCGGGCCATTGATTGTGGCGACACACGTTTTTGCAGCTTTGAACATCATGGTTTactttttcctcattttgaAG GAACAGGAGCAGGAAATCAGGGTGCTGGCGTGGTCTTTCCTCTTCGCCACTGCAATCCAGTTTTTCATGTACGCATACTGGGGTCAGCAGGTCATCAACAAG GGCTACGAGATAAGCCGAGTTACCCTGACTGCGAGTCAGGTGGCACAAGGTGCTTATGCGAATGTTCCTGCCAGGTCTGCCCTGATGATCGTGATGACCAGGTGTTGCGGAAAAATCGATTCGAAGATTAGCGGAATGGGGTTTTTCAGCATTTCCCTACGGTTTTACGCCAGG atCTTCGGTCTTTCCCTGAGCTACCTACTAATTGTTTTGCAGCTCTGA